The Alligator mississippiensis isolate rAllMis1 chromosome 11, rAllMis1, whole genome shotgun sequence genomic interval AGGATCTGGATTATAGAAGGACAGggagggctggagcaggtcaTAAAGAACAGCTTGTTTCATCATTCCCACGTACATCACAGTGTGAGCTGGGATCCTCTGCAGACCCAAAGCCATGGGTGGATCTTACCTCCAGCAAACAAGGCTGGTGGGAAGGTGTAGATCAGATCCTCAGTATCAGCATCTAGAAATGCCACTTTCCCTCCTTCATAGTCCAGATACACCCGGACTCTCCTGGGGAGCTGCTTCAGGGACAGGGGGGTAGGACCAGGGGCAGTGAGAGCCCAGAAGTcaccctcccaccactgcacagccCAGATCCCCCCCTCAGGGTTACGGCTGATCTGTCCTTTCCTCCGCACAGACTCTCTGGCGACCCCCAGGGCCcagccttcccccttccccacctccacctcccagcagtgTTTCCCCGAGGTGAATCCCTCACGGCCCAGCACACAGCACCACATGTCAAATCTCTCGGGCATGTCGGGCCGATCTTGCCATGTGTCTGCACCTCTGACACTTGTCCAATCCTcagacagggagagccagggatgaGCCGTGTTTGGGTCCAGAGTCACCTTCACTGGGAGGGGAGAATCACAGCATCAGGGCAGAGCTCAgctcaggggcaggagggggccatCCCTCACCCTCCCCAGCAGCCTCACTGTAGTCGGGATTGTCTTGGACCCCAGAAGCTGCCTTGGCCCTGGACCCCTAAGGCTGAGCAGATACAGCCCTGAAGCTCCTCAGTCTGGCACTGGGgagagccctggccctggggaaaTGGGGAGGACACGGTAGCAAATCCACAGGGAAATGCAGGAAAATCTCAACCCAAAGTCCCCAGGCCTGAGCTCAGATGGTTTTGATGCTGGACTGTGGGAGGGTTTTTCAAGTAAGGGAAAGTGAGTGCTATGATGGGACTTTTCCATGAATTTAAGGACAATCTCCCAGCACTTACCTTTGCTATACGATCCCTGAGGTTCCCCCATACCCTTCTCCAGGTCAGATGGCAGAGCATCTACGGGGGAAAGTGTCACAGAAATGAGCCGTGGTGCTGTCTGGTTCATAatacctcctggccctgctcctccctctctgtccTGAGTGCCTGTGACTGAGCAGAGGCCCTGGCAGCTCCATCCTTGGCtactgggagctgctgctgctatggctaCAAAAGGTGCTAGAtcagctccttgctgcccagaggggaaggaagggagctgCAGTTGTCAGGAGGGCACCAGAGAAGGAGGGCAAGAGGCATCAACCTCATGGGGGTCTTGGTGTTCAGCCACTCAATGGCAGAAAATGGGGAGGTGAAAGGGGTGtcagcagagcagcccctgccaaaaGGGATGTGGATCACAACTCCCTTGTCCTCTGCTTGGAGGGGTCAGTGCAAACCTTGGTGACAGCTGGGGAAGTCCTGGGATCCAGCCAATTTGCTCTCCTGCTCCAGTGGCCTCTACTGGGGCCTCACAAGTGTGAAAAACACAAGGTGTGAAACTTCACCCAGGCCACACCCTATCCACTCCGCTCCTGTCCCCTCAGCTGCTTGCACTTCCCCTCCACTTCCCTCATCATCAGGCTGCTGAGATGGGAAATCTTATAAAGTGTGGTGACAGAGAGCCCCCAGGCTAGAATAATTCCTTTGGCAGGAGAGGGGTTCTCCTTTTTTACAAACCCTTGCATAAGATGGGGAGGTATATCTGAAACCTATCTCTAATTTAATGTAGAGTCCTAGGTCTGGTGGCCAGAAAGAGAATGTCCaatgtttttttcctggagcctgcATTATCAGCTCAGTGGGTTCAGTTTCTCCCTCTCATGAAAGAGACACAGGCTTGAGTAGGGACTAACTGCCCAGACCCCAGATGATTAATGTGCACAAAtgaactctggagcttattgctctagagttttttttttgctcctgggagCACCattttgaatgtgcacccaggaacacaaaactccagagcatattgctCTAGTTTATTCATGcatagcacatggagcctggttggagtagcctgggctggcagggaacccaaggggtcagcctgccaacccagggctgctctgaccaggctccatgcactgtGGAAGTGCTGGCTGAGACACAAGGTTGCTTCAACGAGGAGAGCCTGTGCCTCAACAGGCAGCTCCAGGacagaagcacccttgtgccccagccagccccatcagtttATTAACCTACTGCGACGTAATAGGgtaacacgtgtagatggtgacattttaagTGCAGAACTAATTAGACAGCTCTgcaataaatgtcttgtgtagatgtgccccctgtctCCTCACTcaaacacaggaaaaaaatccctattCTAACCCCATGCCTCTCACGCTCTCCAAGATCACTTGTACTAACCTTGAAACTTCCTGAAAGTCTCCTTGAGAGTTAGATTTTGTTCAGATAAGTTCCTGAGTCTTATTTCCAGGCCAGGGGAAATCATCCCCAGAAGCTGGAATTCCCCTCTCTTGCACCTGTTGAAAAACAGTTCTATGTTattctattttccttttttaattaaattatccTTGGGAACAATGCTAGATTGAGGGACTTGGCAACCAATTTCCTTCATGTACTTCAGCCTCAGGGCAGGAGATAgtgccacctcccaccactgggcattGAAAAATGTTCTTCATCTCTGAACTGTCCAGAAAATGTCTTGGAAAAAAGTAGCTGAGACTCCATGGCCAGTTGGCTCATGCTCTGGGAGCCAGGACGATTCCCCAGGGATAAGAAGTGAAAGGCTCAGATTCCAGCCCTACAGTCCTCAGGCAGTTAGTCTCCAGGGCTATAACGTCCCTATGGAAATAGCAATGGCCAGTCCTTCCCACCCCAGGGACAATCCCAGAGTTTGCATTGAAGGGGGAAAAACCGGGATGCAAAATTTATCAACAATCTATATCCAAATGGTGACCCTGCCCCACacgctgtgctgtgctgccttgAGGAGCTGTGACTATAACGTGATATCCAAGCCTCTTCTCAAAGTATGAAGGAGCGGCGTACCTTCTCAGTGAGCTTCTGATGTCCTAGGGGGGAACAAAAAGATGGAAGAGTGAACTAAGTGTCTCATGACATGCCCAGAGGAGCCTCCTACTCTGGTGGTGAGGGGATGCACTCTCCCCTCAGACTTTGAGTGCTACACACGAGTATCTGGGGAAATCATAATTTATTGATCCCACCCAGGCTCATGGGTCAAGCCTTTCCCTTCCTTGTGCAGGGATCAGAAGAGTTTAATGTGCCTCACCTGCAGGAGGTCACTTGgtggctgctggcacttctcctcCATCTCCCTGATCAGGCTGTTGAGATGGGAAATCTGCTCAGAGAGTTTGGTACCAGTTTCCTCCTGACTCTTCTCTATCTCCCTGCCTAGCTCTCCCAGCCAGGACAACAGGAGTTGCTCTTGTTCCTCGAGGAACTGCCGCAGTTGTTCAAATTCAGACACAATCTTCTGCCTCTCGGCTGCTGCCTTTTGCTGCAATGAACAGGGGAACTCAGGTAGGGGAGGGTAGGAGCTTTGGGGAGAGTCAGGGGACACTTTATAAGTCCCCGTGGGCCTGACTGTGTGCAGAGCTTGACCCTAGGAGCTCCCATGGTCTTTAACAGAAGTTGGGGTTACTCAGCCCTATCAGGCTGAAGCCTCAAGCACCTTGCCTAGCATCTTTGTGCTCTGCTTATAT includes:
- the LOC102572420 gene encoding zinc finger protein RFP, producing the protein MAAENHIQCLQDAATCSICLEFFKDPVMITDCGHNFCQVCITQCEEGLHTDIFCPQCRETFPQRNLRPNRQLVTVTDVAKRLSMRAAERGERVCEEHGEALKLFCETDQKPLCLICRESWAHQAHAVAPIQEAAQRYKKQIQMHLENLMEERRRLEELKLSETQKHQKYQQKAAAERQKIVSEFEQLRQFLEEQEQLLLSWLGELGREIEKSQEETGTKLSEQISHLNSLIREMEEKCQQPPSDLLQDIRSSLRRCKRGEFQLLGMISPGLEIRLRNLSEQNLTLKETFRKFQDALPSDLEKGMGEPQGSYSKVKVTLDPNTAHPWLSLSEDWTSVRGADTWQDRPDMPERFDMWCCVLGREGFTSGKHCWEVEVGKGEGWALGVARESVRRKGQISRNPEGGIWAVQWWEGDFWALTAPGPTPLSLKQLPRRVRVYLDYEGGKVAFLDADTEDLIYTFPPALFAGGKIHPWLWVCRGSQLTL